The Methylocella silvestris BL2 DNA segment CGGCCGATCGACCGGTAAAGCGCGACAAGCCGCTCGCCGAATTGCGAGATTTCGGAGCCGCCGGACCGCCGCCCCGGAAAAGTGACGACGACAGGGGATTCGAAGCAGCGATTCATCATATCGACGATAAGCCAGCATTTGCGGTAGGAAATGCCGAGCGCCCGGCTTGCTCCGATGATCGAACGCTCCTTGCCGATCGCTTCGACGAGGGCGAGCTCCTCTTCCCCGAACCAGCCTCCGTTCGGCAGACGCAGCTCAATGGCGAGCGTCGCGGGCGCCCGTTTGCTGTTCGACATAGAGCGGCTCCTGCGCTGCCTTGTCCGGCCAAGGCTCTCAAATCGGCCTCTAATGCCGCTCCTTATACAG contains these protein-coding regions:
- a CDS encoding winged helix-turn-helix domain-containing protein, with translation MSNSKRAPATLAIELRLPNGGWFGEEELALVEAIGKERSIIGASRALGISYRKCWLIVDMMNRCFESPVVVTFPGRRSGGSEISQFGERLVALYRSIGRHSASASKKSLEELTASLDWSFDPKARVAASESSPA